Sequence from the Meleagris gallopavo isolate NT-WF06-2002-E0010 breed Aviagen turkey brand Nicholas breeding stock chromosome 15, Turkey_5.1, whole genome shotgun sequence genome:
ACCATACTTGAGCTAATCAAAAGTCTGATAAACTTTGCCACTCTAGGCCAGGTTGACTTTATtaatttctgtgcttctctAAGAAATTATTCTTCTGATATATCAGTTGTTAAGACAAAAGTAGTTTAGTGCACAAAGAACGCAATTCGTAAGTGggatgaaaaatatatttatcattTATCTACTCAGAATGACAGCACAGGACAAGCCTATACCATACTACCACATTTCTGCAAGACtgctatactttttttttttttaaacagtagcCAACAACCATCCCCAATTCTCAGACTTTTGTGAGACCAAACTTTAACTGTATCTCTTGATCCTTTAGTTCATTTGCAGTTCCTTCTTGTGACAGACTGActatttacatttctttccaAGAGGTTCTGGCTTATTCATTGGAGTGGACTTAATTAAAGATCAAGCAAAAAGGACCCCAGCCACAGAAGAAGCAGAGTATTTAATAACAAGGTACGTGCAACAATCACGTGGCTTTTCAGTGTGCTAGACAAACATACAGTTTCAAAGCAGCCTGCCATTCATTAGCTGCTGAAGTATAGCAAATTAGCACCAGTCAGCACTGAAAAGCATTATCTGAACAGCCACCATTATGatgtttttgaagttttttaaCTATGTGCAGAAGgtgaaaataattctgttacCACTCCTTCCAGGCTTAAGGAAGAATATATTCTACTGAGTACAGATGGGCCAGGAAGAAATGTACTTAAATTCAAGCCCCCAATGTGTTTCACTATGGAGGATGCAAAATTTGTAGTGGACACCATTGACAAGCTTTTAACAGGtaatacagattaaaaaaatgccTTATAGCAATTACTGTTGGACTGAGCAGCCGAACctgcttttcagaagagctgaaaCAAAGCCAAAATGGCAGACACTAAACACATAGGAAAGTCAATCACTGAGAGTTTAGCCTTCACTTCCAAACAATTCACATTCTCCAACAGAACTTTTTACTCCAAGGATGCACATACACCTTTACAAGTTTTGCTCTGGCAGAGGGTAGTGTTCACTTACAGCAACTGTCAAAGCTATCCAAATTTCATTGGCGAGAGCCATCTTCTAGATGCATTTGATGGTTTTTGTATAATTCATGCACATTCAGTGTTAAACAAGTTAGTCTAAAACTTTGTGTCAACTCCAAGTTTGTTAAATTGTTGTTTGTTGTCCTTCCAGATATGGAAAAAGAACATCTGAACCAGGAGAAAACCTCCATTGGCTCAACCTAAGCAGGTATTTATCTGTATTCACTCTTTATATTACTGTTTAGAAGTCGGTATTTCTAAACATGCTTCACAGACACTGACCCTGGCAGTAGAGCAGGACCAAGTTTTCTCAAAGTTGCTTTTACTTGAAATTGCTCAGAGCTCTTTGGCAGCCTAGAAGCATGGACTGCACTTGGCTGCATCTGGAATTCACTGCAACCTTCTGTTAGTCTGATACTTCTAGTTTAACACTGTTATGAGTTCATTTGTTTTCAACCTAGGTTGAACATATCTCAGAAATGCCTAATGCTGTCACAGCTCTTGTGCCAGCTGCTGTCTTCAGCctccagacagcagcagctgtagcTTCATACGGTGCCTAGATACAGTCAGATGGATAACTACTTCTCAGCAAGTCTTCCTATAACTGCCCCTAAGAACATGTTCCAACACTGTACATTCTGCATGCCACTATTTGGGAACCTCCGCTTAATCCAGTAGTGATAGTACTGTTTATAGCCCTTCATAAAACTACCACAGCCCCTGCTTTCTTTAAACCACACAATCATTTCAATCTCGTGGCTGTTACTTCATGATTAAGTATCAGCTTACGCCTCTACCCACCAGGTTTGGGGCATCAGTAAGACAAACATCTCTTAAGTCTTCCTAGCTCTAATATCTGTTGAGGTCCTTCTGTAGCTTGCAGAACATCAAGCTACTTTTCATCTTACCCTACACTTATACAGGCAGCATAAACTTACAGTTAACACCTTGATAACACCACTTTGGTACACCTTAAACTTCCTTAAGCCAGCTCCCTACCAGAAGACAACTGAATGTGTTTTTAACCAAGTACCAGTAAAGGTTTAGATACCTGGATATGAATGTAATCACTTGGCCTCAAGTACCGCACTAGATTCACAGTGCTATGGCCCTAAGCTAAGGAAATGCAAGTTTCTAGTTCAGAGCAATAGCAGGATAGCAGGCACAAGAAAAGtgtgttaatattttatttagcaAGTTAATAAAAAAGACATACAGCTGTTAGTACTATGGATTCTTGAGAACAGAGGGATTACTCACAGTATCAGTTTAACTTAGACACCTAATAACTTAATATGCTTATCTGCAAatctaaaataagaaaaaaaatgcttctctaCAAAAAAGCAAGAACGCAAAAAAGCCTCTAAATACAGTACAACACTTACATAGTATGTAAGTGAAAATGAGGCAATGAAATAATTTCGTTTAATGATACTTTGTATGAAAAAcataacattattttctttccataggTTTCAAACATGTTTCAAGACCTACTACTAAGAAAATTACTCTGTGATAATGTACAGTTAATCCTCATCTTAACTTATCTGGTCTAAGACATACTAACCtttgattttgttattttcagttctcttaTTATTAAGTGAAAGCTTTaggagaaataaatattcaacTGTGGCAGATGTGGGATTGGCTTTTATTTAACAGAGTATCTAAAACTGGTTTTAAAGCAATATCTTTCTAGTAGCTACTATAAACTATGTTTTCCAAACTCATGCTCTTTCAGGTCATGCctgtttaaaaattaagatgAGCCaactggctttttttgttgttgttgttatctGCTGCTACCAGTGGTAACTCCATTCCTGGAAATGCTTTTCTCAGGCTCCTCTGATCAGTTTCAGTAAGCAGTTTCAAGCTGACGAGGTCCTAGTTAGCACTTTAATCAACAAGCTCTCAATGAGCTTCAACTCATGAGGAACAGACAGCTCAAAGTCACAGCTCCCACAGCTGTTCTTAGGAAATACTGTCCTCAAGAAATATCTGAATACAGTTAGTAAATGAACAGTATGTTACAGCCATTTCAGAAACAACTCTGTGTACAAGCCCTTGCTTTCACCTGACAGTAAGACTTTCTTTGCATCACACACTTTTCATGCAAGAAAGGGAAAGCAAGCTCTTCATATAAGTGCTAGTAACCCATTTCTGCCTGAGGCCACATCACCTGTaaagaatcactgaatcattaaggttgggaaagacctctaagatcatctagtccaactattgCAATGAAGCATTACTTGATCTACTTCCAAAGGGAACCAGTAACAGGTTGATAAGCTATTGCTAACAAACTAGacagaaatactgcagcagTATGGTTCCAGCATAACATTGTCCAAATCCCCCTTCAGAGGGCAAACCACCTGCTAGAAAGGTATTCTAACCcttacttcaaaagaaaaacaagtaaaaagaTGCAACAGAATAGAGCACTTCACTTGCCAATCTTCAAGAGTAATCCTTCTAAATATTACTTGTTTCAACTGTTtatagttttatatttttcaggTTGGGCACTTCATTACACTTCAACTGTAAAGCTGATGTGCCCACTACCCAACTAAATACCTGCTTCACTCTTTTTTATATGCAAGACTACAACTTAGAAGTTTGTTGTAAGACTTATCTGAGGTTAACTTTATagtttttaatttcaagaacagccagcagggagcagcacgTTGTCATTTCTGTAGGAATTGCTGCTTCcctcatgggaaaaaaaagaagtaaaacacaCTATTAacatggttttcttcttttagttaCTTGATTTGGTTCCACTGCTGGTTTGTTGGATCAAATTgtatgttaaaagaaaaatatcagctttgaagtaaaaaaaaaacaaacacaacttcAACAAAGATTAGAAATTTACTTTGTGCAGCAGTACTTGCTACTTGGAATATTTTTAAGTTTAAGACAGGGACCACTCTGCAACCAGACAAGCAAATCACATAGTAGTTATTACCTAAAAACTGTGGTAAGCTAatcaataaaaaggaaagagtatCTCTAGAAAAAGTGTCGTATTATTAGATGCacctttcttgtttttcctcccaCAGCTTCAGgtggaagttctttactatgttTTTGATATTACAGTAAGACTGCAAAAATTGAAGTTTTGCATTCATAGTTTAATGTCTGTCTAACCTGTCTTTCAAGACACATGTACATACTGTTAAGAACTTTTAGAAACCTCTGACTCAAGAGGCTGAAACATGAAGTGCAGCTAGCTTCTTGCATACCTCTTAAGCCTCCTCCTGCAAGGCTGTCTTGCTTGCCAAACCTTACCTGAAACCTAAGCCTTTGGCTCCACCCACAAGAGCCTTCCAGTGCAGGCATTAGTGCAGTTAGCACAACTACCTCTGTACCTGTCTAGAACATGAGCTACCAGCACAGCTCCAACAGCTGGGGATCTCCACCCAGGCTCTCTTCCATAGCCTCTAGGCAGAAGTGACTGCAGTTTTCAGCTGTCACTTAACTGCTAAAGTCAACACAACTACCTACCAACACAGCCCTCTAGTTTCCAGATTAAAAGCAGCAAGCCCAACTCTTCATCTAGCAAGGTACTGCCATGAACTAAGTTCTGGGAAAAATATACTGCCGTTTTACTAATACATAGCTGAAGAATGGCACAAGACACTAGATTACgccttttttatttcaaaagctaGGATAGCTTCAATATCCATGTCATGGTGAATCAGAACACATGTAAAATACCTTACAATACATTAGATTCCAAAAAGGTACCAAAAAGTACAGTAAAATTAACACTTCCGTTACAGGAAATGTATGAcacaaaaacaatacaaaataaaaaggtgGAAAGTGACACTGGTTCCCTAAAGATGCATCTCTTTCTGTACAACTGGAGTAATGCAGAGTCCATAGTTAACTCCAAGAGGCAGTCCCtagatgcagagctgcagctttaaGCAGACCCTCAAAATCAGTTTCAGTTTAACCtattaataaaatcattaattaATATCTTCAGCAAGGCTGAAATTTACACACCACACTGTCTAAACAACTAGTTATCTGTAAGTATTAAACATGTAAAACATTTCCAAGGAGCTCTTCCAAGTAAGATGCACATTTAACAGGCCATAGAAATTTATTGTAAAGTTAAATTTGGTACAGAACTGAAATACCATCTACAGCATTGTATACAAAACCTATGCAGTCATTTTCCAAAAGAGACCATGCCACTGCATACCTGAATAAGTTTGATCAATATGGCTTGTAGTTATTCTGATGGCCACCACGCCTTGGTGTCTTCCCGTAATTTGCACTGCCTTGACCTATGAACAAGAGAACAAATGCATTAAACTGCTAATTAGTTACGCTTGCTTATACCCAATACAGTTCTTTACTTACTGTAATCATAGCCTGGTCCATATCCATAATACCCATATCCTGAATAATCATAGCCTCCATAGCCACCATAACCTTGCTGATAGCCGTATCCTTGATTCCCATAACCCTGGTTCCAGTAATTGCCATAACCTTGATTCCAATTTTGACTTTGAGCTATAGAAGGGAAAACCATCCACAAAATCCCATTTTAGTACACACAGCTTAGTTTGAATGTGTCCATACTAAAGTAGTGTGTGTAATACTTACCACCGCCTCTTCCACCTCTGCCTCTTCCTCCATAGCTACCTCTTCCTCCACCACTACTGAACTGTTGCTGCTGGTATACTTCTTTTGGCTGTGCTACCTTTATCTcgcactgaaaacaaagaataagGAGGAATGTGTTTATTTGTCTTAAAACAGCACTGCTCAAACCTAGCCACTTAGGAAAGCCAGAGGTTATTCTAGAGGCAAAGGTGTTCATGCTGTGCTCCCCATCACGCAGCCAGTATTACTGCACATCCAGAAGCATCTGATTTGTCATGCTGCTCAGGCCAAGGTAAGTCAGTCGCTATCTGCCATTCAAGCCAGCTACTGCTATCAGAGTACTTTATGCCACCCACTCCCAACATGAGTTTCCTCACAGGAAAGTGGGGAGGTCACCTCAGCATAGCCACTACTGCTTGTAGCGTGGCTACAAGGCTGTCCCACAGTCTGCAGAAACTAGGATTAAGCTGCTGAACTGCTTCACCTGAGCTGCATTGACTGAAGAGCTACCAACAAGGCTGAAAAATAAGCCAAATGAATTTTCCTGGCAGCCTCATGCAGCCTATACTATGAGTATGTTGGACTGTGAAGTACACTTAGCCAAGAGTTGAAAACATAACTTCTCCAATCCTACAAATAATTTATaataactgaaattaaaatttccaGGACTGGCCCCCAAGCTCTATTTCAAGTTATCAGCCAGCTTCTACTTCCTAGATCTGTGTATGGTTGGACATGATGCAGTGAGAGGAACACCACCCTGCGATGGTACCTCAGGAAATGTTGCTTAGAATTCTTCACACTGGGTCTTGCTTTAAGGTAAGGTGCTGGTTTTATTATCTTATGACAAAAACAAGCCACAGATGCGAGATTTAATTATATGATTTCTCAGTTCTTCTCACACCCAATCCTTTGCCTCTTTATGAACTTTATGGCTAACTACAGAGTCTGGCAAACCAAATGAACAGGTTATGACCAAAACTTTGTGCTGTGTCAAGTAATCTTGTCTTAATCTACATGCAATGCAAATTACTATGTGGGGCTGTATGAGAAGTTCTGATAGGACTCTGAAGTTAGTGTATGGATGGTTAGCATTGAGCACAGAGCAAAAGAAGAGGGACACCTTCCAGCCAGTACATCATTTGCCTCCTCATAAGCTTGACACCTGAACATGTATTAGCTACTCCCACAAATAAGCAGCATCAGACAACCAGAGCATCTCACACCACTGTTACAGTGGTTCATACAGACAGCTGATGAGGTTCAAGGGGCCCTTAAGCATAAGGCACCAGTAAGCCTTGAATTTAGCAATTACTCTATGATGAAAAATAGAACATTAATCTATTCAGATGGCTTATATCACCATACTGATATATAAACAAGCCTGTTTTTCCATACATATGTGATTATATTAATTAAATCCTTTACTTATAAAAGCCCAGAGCacttaataaatattaaagcCGCAAATACTGGCAAAGAACCTTAGCAGGTTCTGTGGCTgaacacagagcagaaaacaacACAGTAAGTTGCACACTATCCTTATTGAATTTTGGGTACTCTGAAATCACAGCTTTACAAACCTTTTTCAGAGTAAAGACAGTGGTATTCTGCTTAACAGTCTGGTCAAAGATTCACAAATCTAAGTTTCTACCTTGCTTCCACTGACGTTATggaatttcttctccaaaactTTCTTCACTGGATCTTCTTCCTTGAAAGTGATGAACACAAACCCCCTCCTTTTGTTGGTCTTTGGATCCATTGGAAGTTCAATTGCTTCAATCTGAAGACATGAAGTACTGTCTTAGGCTCAAATTTTAGCAAAATGCTAAAGTGCATAGTATTTCGTACAGTAAAACTGTAAGTTTATCTACACATATTAAGCAACACTGAAGTTGCAATGTTCTTCCCATAGGAAGCTTAGCTTTCAAACCAGAGGCTTCAACTAACTTTACAAGtcttaaaaagaattttaacataaaatagaatggtttgagttcAAATGAGGTATCTAACTAACAACATAAGCATTTAGTGCAATGCCTGCCTTGCTTTCAAGATAAGAAGCCTCTGAATCAGTTAAAAAAAGGCTTGACACATCTGAAATTAATGTAGTTTGCAATTATATCTAAACAGCAGTAATCTAAACAGCAACTGCTAACTATGCTGCATTTCAGTGTTCAGTTAGATAGCATTACACACCTCTCCAAACTCGCCAAAGTATTCCctgattttctcttctgtggCTTCGGGGTTAAGTCCAccaacaaatattttcttcactggATCCTTTTTCATTGCCATGGCCTTCTTGGGGTCAATTAGTCGTCCATCTAGcctgtgttctttctgttccagaacctaaaaagcaatttaattagATTAACTTAAGCTAGAAAATTTCCCTTTCATTTAAGAATCTGAGAAATTGAGAACAAAACTTAAACTCACCTTTTCAACGCTCCCAGGTTCTTTGAAGAGTATAAATCCAAAGCCTCTGGATCTTCCCGTGTTGGGGTCCATCTTTATCGTACAGTCAGTTACCTCACCAAACTTGGTGAAGTAGTCTTTCAAGTCTTTTTTGCTTGTATCCCAACTGAGGCCACCAACAaacattttcctgaaatttcaAAGAGAACAGCTGT
This genomic interval carries:
- the HNRNPAB gene encoding heterogeneous nuclear ribonucleoprotein A/B isoform X1; the protein is MFVGGLSWDTSKKDLKDYFTKFGEVTDCTIKMDPNTGRSRGFGFILFKEPGSVEKVLEQKEHRLDGRLIDPKKAMAMKKDPVKKIFVGGLNPEATEEKIREYFGEFGEIEAIELPMDPKTNKRRGFVFITFKEEDPVKKVLEKKFHNVSGSKCEIKVAQPKEVYQQQQFSSGGGRGSYGGRGRGGRGGAQSQNWNQGYGNYWNQGYGNQGYGYQQGYGGYGGYDYSGYGYYGYGPGYDYSQGSANYGKTPRRGGHQNNYKPY
- the HNRNPAB gene encoding heterogeneous nuclear ribonucleoprotein A/B isoform X2, which encodes MFVGGLSWDTSKKDLKDYFTKFGEVTDCTIKMDPNTGRSRGFGFILFKEPGSVEKVLEQKEHRLDGRLIDPKKAMAMKKDPVKKIFVGGLNPEATEEKIREYFGEFGEIEAIELPMDPKTNKRRGFVFITFKEEDPVKKVLEKKFHNVSGSKCEIKVAQPKEVYQQQQFSSGGGRGSYGGRGRGGRGGGQGSANYGKTPRRGGHQNNYKPY